A genome region from Bacteroides stercoris ATCC 43183 includes the following:
- a CDS encoding PfkB family carbohydrate kinase has protein sequence MSVHDLCCIGYITQDKIVTTKNTIYMPGGTSFYFAHAIKHLDPNGFLLVTSLAHTEMNVVEDIRKEGIEVKALPSARSVCFENIYGENQNERTQRVTAKADPFTMEGLQDVNARIIHLGSLLADDFSLDVIKYLSGKGLLSVDVQGFLRKVDNEKVLPVDWPEKREALKHIHILKANETEMEVLTGCKEPHEAALLIVDWGVKEVLLTLGDKGSLIYAKGQFHEIPAYSALQIVDATGCGDTYMVGYLYMRNKGASYREAGCFAAAMCTIKLQTHGPFCGTEAEIRRIINPA, from the coding sequence ATGAGTGTACACGATTTATGCTGCATCGGTTATATTACACAAGACAAGATAGTTACCACCAAGAACACGATATACATGCCGGGCGGCACTTCCTTTTACTTTGCGCATGCCATCAAGCATCTCGACCCGAACGGCTTTTTATTGGTCACATCCCTTGCCCACACGGAGATGAACGTTGTGGAAGACATACGGAAAGAAGGCATTGAGGTAAAGGCTCTGCCCAGTGCCCGTTCCGTCTGCTTTGAAAACATATACGGAGAAAACCAGAACGAACGTACGCAACGCGTCACGGCAAAGGCCGACCCGTTTACAATGGAAGGCCTGCAGGACGTCAATGCACGGATTATCCACCTGGGCAGTCTGCTTGCCGACGACTTTTCATTGGACGTCATCAAATACCTGTCGGGCAAAGGCCTGCTATCGGTAGACGTTCAGGGGTTCCTGCGCAAGGTGGACAATGAAAAGGTGCTGCCCGTAGACTGGCCGGAAAAGAGAGAAGCCCTGAAGCACATCCATATCTTAAAGGCCAACGAAACCGAAATGGAAGTCCTTACCGGCTGCAAAGAGCCTCACGAAGCCGCCCTGCTCATTGTAGACTGGGGTGTGAAAGAAGTGCTGCTGACGTTGGGAGACAAAGGTTCGCTGATATATGCCAAAGGACAGTTCCATGAAATTCCCGCCTACTCCGCCCTGCAGATAGTGGATGCCACCGGATGCGGAGATACTTATATGGTGGGTTATCTGTATATGCGGAACAAAGGCGCATCCTATCGGGAAGCAGGCTGCTTTGCCGCTGCCATGTGCACCATCAAGCTGCAAACACACGGACCATTCTGCGGAACAGAGGCTGAAATCAGAAGGATAATCAATCCTGCATAA
- a CDS encoding helix-turn-helix domain-containing protein — MKKEILNIETVHQCNCCMGCKTLHPLVSVVDLSEANLEQRTIRCDFYTIILIEGEAGKLMYGRKYYDYSNATLIFRTPGESIKLDIDNMLAPKGRMLAFHPDLMAHTALGNHIGDYSFFFYKPNESLHLSSREKMKITECIHNIEEELRHAIDRHSKTLISRHIELLLDYCARFNERQFITRCEANKIILHKIHSLLNGYILSGRLEGGAMPTEEYCADALHLSPCYFRDLLKFETGKSMHEYFQLMRLDMAKKMLRNKDYTVGMTARKLGYANSQHFTCLFKKITGMTPTEYKYAQN, encoded by the coding sequence ATGAAAAAAGAAATACTGAATATAGAGACCGTACATCAGTGTAACTGTTGTATGGGCTGCAAGACGCTGCATCCGTTGGTAAGTGTCGTTGACCTATCCGAAGCCAATCTGGAGCAGCGTACCATCCGATGTGATTTCTATACGATTATCCTGATAGAAGGGGAAGCCGGAAAACTTATGTACGGACGCAAATACTACGACTATTCCAACGCCACACTGATATTCCGTACGCCGGGCGAGTCCATTAAGCTGGATATAGACAATATGCTTGCTCCAAAAGGGCGAATGCTGGCTTTTCATCCGGATTTAATGGCGCACACTGCATTGGGGAACCACATCGGAGACTATTCCTTCTTTTTCTACAAACCGAACGAGTCGCTGCATCTTTCATCGCGCGAAAAGATGAAAATCACAGAGTGCATCCACAATATCGAAGAAGAACTTCGGCATGCCATAGACCGCCATAGCAAAACTTTGATATCGCGCCATATCGAGCTATTGCTGGATTATTGTGCGCGCTTCAACGAACGCCAGTTCATTACCCGTTGCGAGGCCAATAAAATAATTCTGCACAAAATCCATTCACTTCTGAACGGATACATCTTGTCCGGCAGGCTGGAAGGCGGTGCGATGCCCACAGAAGAATATTGTGCAGACGCTCTTCACTTGTCACCTTGCTATTTCCGCGACCTGCTCAAGTTCGAGACCGGAAAAAGCATGCACGAATACTTTCAACTGATGCGGCTGGACATGGCTAAGAAGATGTTGCGGAACAAGGATTATACGGTCGGCATGACAGCCAGGAAGCTGGGATATGCAAACTCACAGCACTTCACCTGCCTGTTCAAGAAGATAACGGGAATGACACCGACGGAATATAAATATGCCCAGAATTAA
- a CDS encoding helix-turn-helix domain-containing protein, producing MKEVIKLDTVDQYNRLFGLETLHPLVSVVNLSEATRFPTHFTMNYGVYALFLKNVKCGDIRYGRQIYDYQEGTVTSFAPGQVVEVDMPQGVRPNAHGLLFHPDLIKGTSLGQDIKHYSFFSYASAEALHLSEEEKSIFTDCLEKIRMELQHPIDKHSKRLISRNIELLLDYCMRFYERQFITRSESNKSVLVKFEALLDDYFQSDKPQTDGLPSVKYFADKVFLSPNYFGDLIKKETGKSAQEYIQTRMIDIAKEMIAGTEKTVSQIAYELGFQYSQHFNRIFKKNTGYTPGEYRKLQI from the coding sequence ATGAAAGAAGTTATTAAACTGGACACGGTAGACCAATACAACCGACTCTTCGGACTCGAAACACTACACCCGCTGGTAAGTGTGGTAAACCTGTCGGAAGCCACCAGATTTCCAACGCATTTCACGATGAACTACGGGGTGTATGCCCTTTTCCTGAAAAACGTCAAATGCGGAGACATCCGTTATGGCCGGCAGATTTACGATTATCAGGAAGGAACGGTCACCAGCTTTGCCCCGGGACAGGTGGTTGAGGTGGACATGCCGCAAGGAGTACGGCCGAACGCCCACGGCCTGCTGTTTCACCCCGACTTGATTAAAGGAACTTCTTTAGGACAAGACATCAAACATTATTCATTCTTTTCGTACGCCTCGGCCGAAGCCCTGCACCTATCCGAAGAAGAAAAAAGCATATTCACAGATTGTCTGGAGAAAATAAGAATGGAACTCCAACATCCGATCGACAAGCATAGCAAACGTCTGATTTCACGGAACATCGAACTGCTGCTGGATTACTGCATGCGCTTCTACGAAAGACAATTCATTACCCGTTCGGAAAGCAACAAAAGCGTACTGGTAAAATTCGAAGCCTTGCTCGACGATTATTTCCAAAGCGACAAACCGCAAACGGACGGACTGCCTTCCGTAAAATACTTCGCCGACAAAGTGTTCCTGTCACCCAACTACTTCGGTGACCTGATAAAGAAAGAAACCGGAAAAAGCGCACAGGAATACATCCAAACCAGAATGATTGACATAGCCAAAGAGATGATTGCAGGAACGGAAAAGACGGTCAGCCAGATTGCCTATGAACTGGGATTCCAATATTCGCAGCATTTCAATCGCATCTTCAAGAAGAATACGGGATACACACCCGGAGAATACAGAAAGCTGCAAATATAA
- a CDS encoding DapH/DapD/GlmU-related protein, with the protein MTLDNFLEYVKTRKALDTEDIHRFMDEMSNEARRITFKLNASFHAPDEVRALLSELFGKPVPPSLRVFPPFYTDFGKNIEIGNDVFINACCHFQDHGGVTLGDGCQIGHNVVFATLNHGLAPEDRHTTYPAPIILGRNVWVGSNSTILQGVTIGDNAVVAAGAVVTKDVPADAIVGGVPAKVIKYIR; encoded by the coding sequence ATGACACTTGATAATTTTTTAGAATATGTAAAGACACGAAAAGCTCTTGACACGGAAGATATACATCGTTTTATGGATGAAATGAGCAATGAGGCAAGACGCATCACATTCAAACTGAATGCATCTTTCCATGCTCCGGATGAGGTGAGAGCATTGCTCTCCGAACTCTTTGGAAAGCCCGTTCCACCCTCACTGCGGGTGTTCCCGCCGTTTTATACGGATTTCGGAAAGAATATTGAAATCGGTAATGACGTATTTATCAATGCCTGCTGTCATTTTCAGGATCACGGTGGGGTTACATTGGGAGACGGTTGCCAGATAGGGCATAACGTCGTTTTTGCAACCCTCAACCACGGGCTTGCTCCCGAAGACCGCCATACGACTTATCCTGCACCTATTATACTTGGCAGGAATGTGTGGGTAGGCTCAAATTCCACTATTCTGCAAGGCGTGACGATTGGCGATAATGCGGTGGTGGCAGCCGGGGCGGTGGTGACAAAAGATGTTCCGGCGGATGCAATCGTAGGGGGAGTGCCAGCCAAGGTTATCAAATATATCCGATAA
- a CDS encoding YdeI/OmpD-associated family protein, translating to MKSICMMLCLLYHEVEKNRITEELLLCMQHEEGAQEKIEAYSNVQKKALVDWANSAKTEQTKADRITKIIIMAMNGVIGYI from the coding sequence ATGAAAAGCATCTGTATGATGCTCTGTTTACTATATCATGAGGTTGAAAAGAACCGGATAACGGAAGAATTACTTTTGTGTATGCAACATGAAGAGGGCGCACAGGAAAAGATTGAAGCATATAGTAACGTTCAGAAAAAGGCGCTCGTTGATTGGGCTAATTCTGCAAAAACAGAACAAACTAAAGCAGACCGTATTACCAAAATCATTATCATGGCGATGAATGGAGTTATCGGATATATTTGA
- a CDS encoding transposase, which translates to MSISVLAERYGVKGQTLRKQYKEKISDYRNWDQLEHAHDYLLYPENIGEKLSLDETCLSNGDVYTILTNKAAKGRKGALVAIVRGVATDAVSGILRRLPHRKRLSVKTVTTDLSSAMMLTVRKVFPAAKLINDRFHVQQLMSEAVDQLRIRYRWKVLDAENQAIREHRQKKKETKSKAERERIGKWEPERMENGETLPQIVSRSKHIILKHWSKWNEQQKTRAAILFDKFPKLLEGYSLSMKLTDIFNKKSGLDEARLNLARWYNEVEKFDYMEFNKVLDTFSNHSTTIINYFEERLTNASAESFNAKIKAFRSQLRGVADLKFFMFRLARLYA; encoded by the coding sequence GTGAGCATCAGTGTGCTTGCGGAACGTTATGGCGTAAAAGGGCAGACTCTTCGTAAACAATACAAGGAGAAAATCAGTGATTACCGGAACTGGGATCAGCTCGAACATGCGCATGACTATCTCCTTTATCCTGAAAATATTGGAGAAAAGCTTTCTTTGGATGAAACTTGCCTGAGCAATGGAGATGTTTATACGATTCTGACCAATAAAGCAGCTAAAGGTCGTAAGGGTGCTTTAGTTGCAATAGTTCGTGGAGTGGCCACAGATGCGGTAAGCGGAATCTTGCGCAGGCTTCCGCACCGGAAACGGCTGTCTGTCAAGACTGTCACTACAGATTTATCTTCAGCCATGATGCTGACAGTCAGAAAGGTGTTTCCTGCCGCAAAGCTGATCAATGACCGTTTTCATGTACAGCAGCTCATGTCTGAAGCTGTTGACCAGTTAAGAATACGCTATCGGTGGAAAGTACTTGATGCGGAAAATCAGGCTATCAGGGAGCATCGCCAAAAGAAGAAAGAAACAAAGAGTAAGGCGGAAAGGGAAAGAATAGGGAAATGGGAACCTGAAAGAATGGAGAACGGAGAAACCCTGCCACAGATAGTAAGCAGAAGCAAGCACATTATACTGAAACACTGGAGCAAATGGAATGAACAGCAAAAGACCAGGGCTGCCATTCTCTTTGATAAATTCCCCAAGCTTCTGGAAGGATACAGCCTTAGCATGAAACTGACAGACATCTTCAACAAGAAGTCAGGTCTCGATGAAGCAAGGCTAAATCTCGCAAGATGGTACAATGAAGTGGAAAAGTTTGACTATATGGAGTTCAACAAGGTACTTGATACGTTTTCAAACCATAGTACGACCATCATAAATTATTTTGAAGAACGATTGACAAATGCTTCAGCGGAGTCGTTCAATGCTAAAATCAAAGCTTTTCGAAGCCAGTTAAGAGGGGTGGCTGATCTGAAATTCTTCATGTTCAGACTGGCTAGGCTATACGCTTAA
- a CDS encoding transposase family protein: MKPAQLLRAILPDVLIDNFDIVNFDKSADRFDIYLDEKKVQLKEDKINPDIISYGFGEYRTIQDYPIRGRATYLHVRKRKWLDKSSNEIFSYDWDLSEFDGTRLNSEFVSFLKEGD, from the coding sequence ATGAAACCCGCACAACTCCTTCGTGCCATCCTTCCGGATGTGCTTATAGACAACTTTGATATTGTCAATTTCGACAAGAGTGCTGACCGTTTTGATATTTATCTTGATGAAAAAAAAGTTCAACTAAAAGAAGATAAGATCAATCCGGATATCATATCCTATGGTTTTGGTGAGTATCGTACAATCCAAGACTATCCTATTCGTGGTCGCGCCACTTATCTCCATGTTCGTAAACGTAAATGGCTTGACAAATCTTCCAATGAAATCTTCAGTTATGACTGGGATTTATCCGAATTTGACGGTACACGGCTCAATTCTGAGTTCGTCTCTTTTTTAAAAGAAGGAGATTGA
- the purU gene encoding formyltetrahydrofolate deformylase — protein MMKTAKLLLHCPDQPGILAEVTDFITVNKGNIIYLDQYVDHVENIFFMRIEWELESFLVPQEKIEDYFETLYAQKYGMSFRLYFSDVKPRMAIFVSKMSHCLFDLLARYTAGEWNVEIPLIISNHPDLQHVAERFGIPFHLFPITKETKEEQEKKEMELLAKHKVNFIVLARYMQVISEKMIGAYPNRIINIHHSFLPAFVGAKPYHAAFERGVKIIGATSHYVTTELDAGPIIEQDVVRITHKDTVQDLVNKGKDLEKIVLSRAVQKHIERKVLAYKNKTVIFN, from the coding sequence ATGATGAAAACGGCGAAGCTGTTACTTCACTGTCCCGATCAGCCGGGAATTTTGGCAGAAGTAACAGATTTTATAACGGTAAACAAAGGTAATATTATCTATTTGGATCAATATGTAGACCATGTGGAGAATATTTTTTTCATGCGTATCGAGTGGGAATTGGAAAGCTTTCTGGTTCCTCAAGAGAAGATAGAGGACTATTTTGAAACATTGTATGCGCAGAAGTACGGAATGAGTTTTCGCCTTTATTTTTCGGATGTCAAACCGCGTATGGCTATTTTCGTGTCGAAGATGTCGCACTGCCTGTTCGATCTGCTGGCGCGCTATACGGCAGGTGAATGGAATGTGGAGATACCTCTTATAATAAGCAATCATCCAGATTTGCAGCATGTAGCAGAACGCTTCGGCATACCTTTTCATCTGTTTCCTATTACTAAGGAGACAAAAGAAGAGCAGGAAAAGAAAGAAATGGAACTGCTTGCCAAGCACAAGGTGAACTTCATCGTACTGGCACGTTATATGCAGGTCATTTCCGAGAAGATGATAGGCGCTTATCCCAACCGCATCATCAATATTCATCACTCTTTCCTTCCGGCATTTGTAGGGGCGAAACCCTACCATGCAGCATTTGAGCGTGGTGTGAAGATTATAGGAGCTACCAGCCACTACGTTACTACGGAATTGGATGCAGGGCCTATCATCGAGCAGGATGTGGTGCGTATCACTCATAAGGATACTGTGCAGGACCTGGTGAATAAAGGCAAGGATTTGGAAAAAATCGTTCTCTCTCGTGCCGTTCAGAAGCATATCGAGCGTAAGGTGTTGGCGTATAAGAATAAGACAGTAATATTTAATTAG
- the hisH gene encoding imidazole glycerol phosphate synthase subunit HisH, translated as MKVAVIKYNAGNIRSVDYALRRLGVEAEITADEKVLRAADKVIFPGVGEAETTMNFLNAGGMGRLIKELRQPVLGICLGMQLMCRHSEEGDVDCLGIFDVDVKRFVSQKHEDKVPHMGWNTILQTSSSLFKGFAKEEFVYFVHSFYVPVNDCTAAVTDYILPFSAALHKDNYYATQFHPEKSGSVGERILQNFLDL; from the coding sequence ATGAAAGTTGCGGTTATCAAATATAATGCAGGTAACATCCGTTCGGTTGATTATGCCTTGAGGCGTTTGGGTGTTGAGGCGGAGATTACGGCAGATGAAAAGGTTCTACGTGCTGCGGATAAAGTCATTTTCCCCGGGGTGGGTGAAGCGGAAACAACCATGAATTTCCTGAATGCCGGCGGAATGGGCAGACTGATAAAAGAACTGCGTCAGCCTGTGTTGGGTATCTGTTTGGGTATGCAGTTGATGTGCCGCCATTCGGAGGAAGGAGATGTGGACTGTCTCGGTATTTTTGACGTTGACGTGAAACGCTTTGTTTCGCAAAAGCATGAGGATAAAGTACCCCACATGGGCTGGAATACGATTTTGCAGACCAGTAGCAGTCTCTTCAAAGGCTTTGCGAAAGAAGAATTTGTTTATTTCGTACACAGTTTTTATGTTCCGGTTAACGATTGTACGGCTGCCGTAACGGATTATATACTTCCGTTCAGTGCTGCTTTGCATAAGGATAATTACTATGCCACCCAGTTTCATCCTGAAAAAAGTGGAAGTGTGGGCGAACGTATCTTGCAGAACTTTTTGGACTTATAG
- the hisA gene encoding 1-(5-phosphoribosyl)-5-[(5-phosphoribosylamino)methylideneamino]imidazole-4-carboxamide isomerase: protein MIELIPAIDIIDGKCVRLSQGDYNSKKVYNENPVEVAKELEAHGIRRLHVVDLDGAVSHHVVNYRTLEQIASLTSLVIDFGGGVKSDEDLVIAFESGAQMVTGGSIAVKNPERFCHWLQTYGSERIILGADVKDHKIAVNGWKDESACELFPFLKDYVGKGVRKVICTDINCDGMLQGPSISLYKEMLEAHPDLYLIASGGVSCAEDIRQLEATGIPAVIFGKALYEGRITFKELEAFMI, encoded by the coding sequence ATGATAGAGTTAATTCCCGCTATTGACATCATCGACGGAAAGTGCGTACGCCTCTCCCAGGGTGATTATAACAGCAAGAAAGTGTATAATGAGAACCCCGTAGAAGTAGCTAAGGAACTTGAAGCGCATGGTATCCGACGCCTTCATGTGGTAGACCTCGACGGAGCCGTTTCCCACCATGTGGTAAATTACCGCACGCTGGAGCAGATAGCTTCCCTTACTTCTTTGGTTATAGATTTCGGTGGCGGGGTGAAGAGTGATGAAGATTTGGTTATTGCATTTGAAAGCGGTGCACAGATGGTGACGGGCGGTAGCATTGCCGTAAAGAATCCCGAACGTTTCTGTCACTGGTTGCAAACATACGGCTCGGAGAGAATAATTCTCGGAGCTGATGTGAAAGACCATAAGATTGCCGTCAACGGTTGGAAGGATGAGAGTGCTTGCGAATTGTTCCCGTTTTTGAAAGATTATGTCGGGAAAGGTGTTCGTAAAGTCATCTGTACCGACATCAATTGCGACGGTATGTTGCAAGGCCCTTCCATATCTCTGTATAAAGAGATGTTGGAAGCGCATCCCGACCTTTACCTTATAGCCAGTGGCGGAGTGAGTTGTGCCGAGGATATTCGCCAACTGGAAGCAACGGGTATACCTGCCGTTATTTTCGGTAAGGCATTGTATGAAGGGCGTATAACTTTTAAAGAACTGGAAGCGTTTATGATATAA
- the hisF gene encoding imidazole glycerol phosphate synthase subunit HisF has translation MLAKRIIPCLDIKDGQTVKGTNFVNLRHAGDPVELARAYSEQGADELVFLDITASFEGRKTFAELVKRIAANISIPFTVGGGIHELSDVDRLLNAGADKISVNSSAIRRSGLIDEIAKHFGSQVCVLAVDAKQTEKGWWCYLNGGRVETDKELFAWTKEAQERGAGEVLFTSMNHDGVKTGYANEALAALADRLSIPVIASGGAGVKEHFRDVFLEGKADAALAASVFHFGEIKIPDLKSYLCAQGVAMRR, from the coding sequence GTGTTAGCAAAGAGAATCATCCCCTGTCTTGACATCAAAGACGGACAGACCGTAAAAGGGACTAATTTTGTAAACCTGCGTCATGCAGGCGATCCGGTTGAACTGGCGCGTGCTTATAGTGAGCAGGGGGCCGATGAGTTGGTCTTTCTGGATATTACCGCCAGTTTTGAGGGGCGCAAGACATTTGCCGAACTGGTGAAGCGTATTGCCGCCAACATCAGCATACCTTTCACCGTAGGTGGCGGAATCCATGAACTGAGTGATGTAGACCGGCTTCTGAATGCCGGCGCGGACAAGATATCCGTCAATTCCTCGGCTATTCGCCGTTCCGGACTGATTGACGAGATAGCCAAGCATTTCGGTTCGCAGGTTTGTGTATTGGCTGTTGATGCCAAGCAGACGGAAAAGGGTTGGTGGTGTTATCTCAATGGTGGGCGTGTGGAGACCGACAAAGAACTCTTTGCCTGGACAAAGGAAGCGCAGGAGCGCGGTGCGGGCGAGGTGCTTTTTACCAGTATGAACCATGACGGCGTAAAGACCGGATATGCCAACGAAGCCCTTGCCGCTCTTGCCGACAGACTTTCCATACCCGTTATCGCATCGGGCGGAGCAGGCGTGAAAGAGCACTTCCGTGATGTCTTTCTGGAAGGAAAAGCAGATGCCGCCTTGGCCGCCAGCGTTTTTCATTTCGGAGAAATTAAAATTCCCGATTTAAAATCGTATCTTTGCGCCCAAGGAGTCGCAATGAGAAGATGA
- the hisIE gene encoding bifunctional phosphoribosyl-AMP cyclohydrolase/phosphoribosyl-ATP diphosphatase HisIE: protein MLDFDKMNGLVPAIIQDADTAKVLMLGFMNREAYDKTVETGKVTFFSRTKNRLWTKGEESGNFLNVVSMKEDCDKDTLLIQVHPVGPVCHTGTDTCWGEKNEQPVMFLKLLQDFIDKRHAEMPEGSYTTSLFRSGVNKMAQKVGEEAVETVIEACNGTDERLIYEGADLLYHLIVLLTSKGYRIEDLARELEERHSADWKKH, encoded by the coding sequence ATGTTGGACTTTGACAAAATGAACGGACTTGTTCCGGCAATTATACAGGATGCTGACACGGCCAAGGTGCTTATGTTAGGTTTTATGAACCGGGAAGCATATGATAAGACGGTAGAAACGGGTAAAGTAACATTCTTTAGCCGTACCAAGAATCGTCTTTGGACAAAAGGCGAGGAGAGCGGCAATTTCCTGAACGTGGTTTCCATGAAAGAGGATTGCGACAAGGATACTTTGCTGATTCAGGTACATCCTGTCGGTCCGGTTTGTCATACGGGTACGGATACTTGCTGGGGAGAGAAGAACGAACAGCCCGTTATGTTCCTGAAACTTCTTCAGGACTTTATCGACAAGCGTCATGCTGAAATGCCGGAAGGCTCTTACACAACCAGCCTGTTCCGGTCGGGTGTCAATAAAATGGCGCAGAAGGTAGGTGAAGAAGCAGTTGAAACTGTTATTGAAGCATGCAACGGTACCGACGAGCGTCTGATATACGAGGGAGCCGATTTACTGTATCATCTTATCGTATTGCTGACCTCTAAAGGTTATCGCATAGAAGATTTGGCACGTGAGCTGGAAGAACGTCACAGTGCGGATTGGAAGAAACACTAA
- a CDS encoding cell division ATP-binding protein FtsE yields MDEVLIRYKDVEIHQQELCVLNDVNLELHKGEFVYLIGKVGSGKTSLLKTFYGELDVAAGDAEVLGYDMLHIKRKHIPQLRRKLGIVFQDFQLLTDRTVYDNLEFVLRATGWKNKGEIKDRINEVLQLVGMSNKGYKYPNELSGGEQQRIVIARAVLNSPEVILADEPTGNLDVETGFAITQLLHSISEAGSLVIMTTHNMQLLWEYPGRVYRCADHLITDVTEQYSVASSIEEK; encoded by the coding sequence ATGGATGAAGTGCTGATACGATATAAAGATGTGGAGATACACCAGCAGGAGTTGTGTGTGTTGAACGATGTAAACTTGGAGTTACATAAGGGAGAGTTTGTCTACCTCATCGGTAAAGTCGGTTCGGGTAAGACGAGTTTGCTCAAAACCTTTTACGGTGAACTGGATGTGGCGGCGGGCGATGCCGAAGTGTTGGGATATGATATGTTGCATATCAAGCGCAAGCATATTCCGCAGTTGCGTCGTAAGTTGGGTATCGTATTTCAGGATTTCCAGTTGCTTACCGACCGTACGGTGTATGACAATCTTGAGTTCGTGCTCCGTGCCACCGGGTGGAAGAATAAGGGAGAAATAAAAGACCGTATCAACGAAGTATTGCAATTGGTGGGTATGAGCAATAAAGGTTATAAATACCCCAATGAATTGTCGGGAGGCGAACAACAGCGTATCGTGATAGCCCGTGCTGTACTGAACTCTCCGGAAGTAATTCTTGCCGATGAGCCAACCGGAAATCTGGATGTGGAGACGGGATTTGCCATAACCCAGCTTTTACATAGTATCAGTGAGGCGGGTTCGCTGGTTATTATGACTACGCACAATATGCAGTTGCTTTGGGAATATCCGGGGCGCGTATACCGTTGTGCCGACCATTTGATAACGGACGTAACGGAGCAGTATTCCGTTGCGTCGTCAATAGAAGAGAAATAA